One Glycine max cultivar Williams 82 chromosome 4, Glycine_max_v4.0, whole genome shotgun sequence DNA segment encodes these proteins:
- the LOC100803290 gene encoding uncharacterized protein, with the protein MEGLLPLVYKAIKRNKTRRQYECLSSGTSLGYNISMPEMYPQTQDHVLQNQTHTQKMFHHPEEGHKVGHRRYNSVDDHFNYGFQSAQMRTGVDAPSSNKLVRFRSQRMFSCITGV; encoded by the coding sequence ATGGAGGGTCTTCTGCCTCTTGTTTACAAAGCAATCAAGAGAAACAAAACACGACGGCAATATGAGTGTCTTTCATCAGGAACCTCTCTAGGGTACAACATCAGCATGCCCGAGATGTACCCTCAAACTCAGGACCATGTCCTTCAGAATCAGACACATACCCAGAAAATGTTTCACCACCCTGAAGAAGGTCACAAAGTTGGTCACAGGAGATATAACTCTGTTGATGATCATTTCAATTATGGGTTCCAATCTGCTCAGATGAGAACAGGCGTTGATGCTCCCTCTTCGAACAAACTTGTAAGGTTTAGGAGCCAGAGAATGTTTTCATGTATCACTGGTGTTTAa